Part of the Intestinibacillus sp. Marseille-P6563 genome is shown below.
GGGGTAATTTCCTTTTTCGAATTGAGCAGCGTGCCGTCCAAATCGAGCGCCAGCAAACGATATTTCATAAAACGGCGTCCTCCTTAAATCCATTGATAGATGGCCTGCGCTACCCCGGCCTGATCGTTGCTGCCGGTCACGCAGCGCGCCGCCTGTTTGGCAGCCGGGGACGCATTGCCCATGGCAATCCCCACCGCAGCGGCCCGCAGCAGACCGCAGTCAATATCATGGTCGCCCATGGCCATGGTCTGGCCGGCGTCGATGCCCAGCCGGTCACACAAAACCTGCATGGCATCCGCCTTTCCGGTGCCAGCTGGGACGATCTCCAAGTATTCTGCCTTGGAGCGCAGGCAGTCCAGATGGCCATTGTGAATCGATGCCATCATGGCGTCGATCTGCGCGGGTTCGCCCATGCAAAGCAGCTTATGCGCCCCTAGGTCCCAGTTTTGTATTCGGTCATGGAGTGGCCCCGGTATGGGGGACAGACCGGTAATCGCGCTTTCGTTTCGGCTCCAACGGTCCTCGGTTTCGACAAACCAGTCCAGATCGCGGTATACGCTGACGTGCACGCCGTGCCGGACGCCCTCGTCGAGCACCGGCAGGACACTGGCAGCGGGAAGCCGCCGGTCATAGACCCGCTTGTCTCCCATCCAGATGAGCGCGCCGCCAAAGCTGGCCACCGGGCCGGGCACGCCCAGGGCCTGCTGGATGGGGAAAATCGCCTGCGGCGGACGGGCCGACATCAGGCAGACCGTGACTCCTTGTTTGGCGGCATACTGGACTGCCGCCCGGTTTTCGGGCGGCAGTTGGTGAGAGGTGTTCAGCAGTGTGCCGTCGATGTCGAGGCACAGCAGGTTTATAGAAGAGATGATTTGTTCTTTCATGTGCGTTCCACCGCTTGCAAGATGTGGGAAACGTTCCGCCGTCCGTTGCGGATACCCAGCCCGATGAGGGCCGCGCAGACCGCGCTGAGCACTGCCAGCACGATACCGGTCACGCCGCAAGCCAGGCGCATCCCGCTCCCCGCCAGGCCCCACCAGGCCAGGACAACGGCGCAGGAGGAAAGGACCATCGCATTGCGCATCCAACGCGCCAAGCGTTTCAAGGCATTCTGCTGCTGTTCTGCTTCGCGCAGCAGCAACATTTTACTCGGTTGTTTGGACATTTCAAAACTCCTTTCCATCGGACGGACTTTCAGATTAGTAGCTCAGCTGCGGGTCGAAGAATCCGAGCAGGACACCCACCA
Proteins encoded:
- a CDS encoding Cof-type HAD-IIB family hydrolase encodes the protein MKEQIISSINLLCLDIDGTLLNTSHQLPPENRAAVQYAAKQGVTVCLMSARPPQAIFPIQQALGVPGPVASFGGALIWMGDKRVYDRRLPAASVLPVLDEGVRHGVHVSVYRDLDWFVETEDRWSRNESAITGLSPIPGPLHDRIQNWDLGAHKLLCMGEPAQIDAMMASIHNGHLDCLRSKAEYLEIVPAGTGKADAMQVLCDRLGIDAGQTMAMGDHDIDCGLLRAAAVGIAMGNASPAAKQAARCVTGSNDQAGVAQAIYQWI